The Ananas comosus cultivar F153 linkage group 4, ASM154086v1, whole genome shotgun sequence region AGTGATGTCATTGGAGGATGTCCAAGCAGGAGATTTGGCCGAAGATGTGCATATGGTTTGGGATAGACGGAGCGGAAGGATAGGGTCTCAGTCCATGAGCGATGGTTTACCTGAACTAATTGTTTGCTGGTGGGTTAATTATTTGGGAGATCAGGAATGGTATAATCTTTAGGAGGAATCAGACTGATCAAATCCGTGGTTGCTATAAGGTTAAACAGCTGATGTCCCTGTGGGAAAAACTTCGTCCTATGAAGAGAcactgatttttttatttttatttttatttttatttttttatttattttttttatttttgttcggCTTTTCATCTCTTTAGAGGTCTTGTTGCTTCATCCATATAGTTAAGTTTATAtcctgaatgaatgaagcgggtagcatgctacctttttctaaaaaaaaataataatctaaagTCACTAATACATTATTCTTCTTCGCTCCTAGAAGCTTCCGCTCGTAATTATTGACTCCACGCCGCCCATGTTGTGAATCTAAATCCATGGGCTCCGCTTCTCCCACCAGCATTTATCCTGCtgtctcttccttttttttttctttttcttgtgtgtgtgtctgtgtgtgttAGATGTTGACATTTATATATGGATTAACATTATCcttacataataaatatatacatgcatgtgTTTCCTATTTCCATCTCCATTTTGCTTTGAACGATTAAGTAATCAAGCTAACATAAAAGATGGCCAAAACCCTATTCTTAATCCTCCCTCATATCCTTTATCTAATAACCATTGATGTTTCCTTTTGTACCCTAACAGCATCATCCCCTCCCCCTTACAAAGCCCTAGTTTCCCCCATAACCAAAGATCCCACCACCTCCCTCTACACCATTCCCATCGACAACCGGCGCCCGTCGGTCGTCGACCTCGCCGGCCCCCTCATCTGGTCTCTCTGCGCCCCCGACCACCCGACCGTCGCCTGCGGATCCAAGACCTGCGCAGCTGCTGCCGAATTCCGCCCTCCCAATTGCAGTAGCAACACTTCTCGCCCTCCATCTGATCTCTACAAACCGCACTGCAACTGCACCGCATACCCGGTAAACCCCGTGACGCGTCTCTGCGCCCCTGCTGACCTAACCCTAACCACTGTCACCGCAAACGCCACCGATGGTAAAAACCCGAAGTATTCGATCGCCTTCTCCGACTTCGTCTCCTCGTGCTCGATCAAAAGCCTACTGCAATCCCTACCGGCCTCAGCCTCCGGAGTAGTCGGCCTTGGCAGGTCGGAACTGTCGCTACCGCAACAGCTATCGACCGAGGCCAAGTACGCAAACAAATTCGCGCTCTGCCTCCCGGGCGGAGGAATCGGCGTGGCCTTCTTCGGGAGTGGCCCTTTCTACCTGCTCCCGCCCATACTGCCAGCGATCAGTGACAATTTACAATACACTCCCTTGATAAAGAACCCTACGAACCCCGGATACTACATCGACGTCGAGCACATCGCGATTGCCCTGAAACAAGTCCCGTTCCCGCCCGACGCACTTGCACTCGATAAGCGCGGGAACGGCGGTGTGGCGCTGAGCACCGTGAAGCCGTACACGGCGCTTCGGAGTGACATATACGAGCCGTTCCTGAAAGCGTACGGCGCGGCCACGACGGGCATCCAGCGGATGCCGGCGACGGAGCCGTTCGATCTCTGCTTCAACAGCAGCGCGCTGGCGTCGACGAGGCTCGGATACGGCGTGCCGGAGATCGACGTGATGCTGAAGGGGGGGAAGAATTGGACGGTTTTCGGGGCGAATTCGATGCAGCAGGTCGGCGCGGAGACGGCGTGCTTGGCGTTCGTCGAcggaggggcggcggcggcggcggcggtggtgatCGGAGGGTTTCAGATGGAGGACAATTTCTTGCTGTTCGACGCTGAGAATTCGAAGTTGGGATACAGCTCGCTCTTGTTTGGGAGGATGACTACGTGTGCCAACTTCAACTTCACTTATGGGGTTTGATTAATAAGTATTTAATTAAGTGCATGGGTGATCACGAGCTCacgtgcttttgaaagtatatcACTATTTGTGTTTGTGATTTTTAACCATGAAATCGTCTCAAATCGTATAGTATTATTAACGTACGGTGTGTGTTTCATTGAGTCTCTTTTAAAAGTGCTATATGAATTTTGAGACGATTcgacaattaa contains the following coding sequences:
- the LOC109708503 gene encoding basic 7S globulin 2-like, yielding MAKTLFLILPHILYLITIDVSFCTLTASSPPPYKALVSPITKDPTTSLYTIPIDNRRPSVVDLAGPLIWSLCAPDHPTVACGSKTCAAAAEFRPPNCSSNTSRPPSDLYKPHCNCTAYPVNPVTRLCAPADLTLTTVTANATDGKNPKYSIAFSDFVSSCSIKSLLQSLPASASGVVGLGRSELSLPQQLSTEAKYANKFALCLPGGGIGVAFFGSGPFYLLPPILPAISDNLQYTPLIKNPTNPGYYIDVEHIAIALKQVPFPPDALALDKRGNGGVALSTVKPYTALRSDIYEPFLKAYGAATTGIQRMPATEPFDLCFNSSALASTRLGYGVPEIDVMLKGGKNWTVFGANSMQQVGAETACLAFVDGGAAAAAAVVIGGFQMEDNFLLFDAENSKLGYSSLLFGRMTTCANFNFTYGV